One region of Pan paniscus chromosome 5, NHGRI_mPanPan1-v2.0_pri, whole genome shotgun sequence genomic DNA includes:
- the LOC117980544 gene encoding LOW QUALITY PROTEIN: nuclear pore complex protein Nup50-like (The sequence of the model RefSeq protein was modified relative to this genomic sequence to represent the inferred CDS: inserted 1 base in 1 codon), producing MASEEVLKNRAIKKAKRRNVGFESDTGGALKXFKSLVVPSGGGRFPGFGSGAGGKPLEGLSNGNNITSAPPFTSAKAAAEPKVAFGSLAANGPTALVDKVSNPKTNGDSQQPSSSGLASSKACVGNAYHKQLAALNCSVRDWIVKHVNTNPLCDLTPVFKDYEKYLANIEQQHGNSGRNSESESNKVAAETQFPSLFGSTKLQQESTFLFHGNKTEDTPDKKVEVASEKKTDPSSLGATSASFNFGKKVDSSVLGSLSSVPLTGFSFSPGNSSLFGKDTTQSKPVSSPFPTKPLEGQAEGDSGECKGGDEEENDEPPKVVVTEVKEDAFYSKKCKLFYKKDNEFKEKGIGTLHLKPTANQKTQLLVRADTNLGNILLNVLIPPNMPCTRTGKNNVLIICVPNPPIDEKNATMPVTMLIRVKTSEDADELHKILLEKKDA from the exons ATGGCCAGTGAGGAAGTCTTGAAGAATAGAGCCATAAAGAAAGCAAAGCGCAGAAATGTTGGATTCGAATCTGACACTGGAGGAGCCCTTA GGTTTAAAAGTTTGGTGGTACCTTCTGGAGGAGGACGCTTTCCTGGATTTGGTAGTGGCGCTGGAGGGAAGCCTTTGGAAGGACTGTCGAATGGAAACAACATAACCAGTGCCCCTCCCTTCACCAGTGCAAAGGCAGCGGCAGAGCCCAAGGTAGCCTTTGGTTCTCTTGCTGCAAATGGCCCTACCGCCTTGGTTGATAAAGTTTCAAATCCCAAAACTAATGGGGACAGTCAGCAGCCCTCCTCCTCTGGCCTTGCTTCCAGTAAAGCTTGTGTCGGAAATGCCTATCACAAGCAGTTGGCCGCCTTGAACTGCTCCGTGCGGGATTGGATAGTGAAGCACGTGAATACAAACCCCCTCTGTGATCTGACACCTGTCTTTAAAGACTATGAGAAATATTTAGCAAACATTGAACAGCAACACGGGAACAGTGGCAGGAATTCTGAAAGTGAATCTAACAAAGTGGCGGCTGAAACACAGTTTCCTTCCCTTTTTGGCTCAACAAAATTACAGCAAGAGTCAACGTTTTTGTTTCATGGCAACAAAACTGAAGATACACCTGACAAGAAGGTGGAGGTGGCATCTGAAAAGAAAACGGACCCATCATCACTAGGAGCGACAAGTGCCTCATTTAATTTCGGCAAGAAAGTTGATAGCTCTGTTTTGGGCTCATTAAGCTCTGTCCCCCTGACTGGATTTTCTTTCTCCCCTGGAAACTCCAGTTTATTTGGCAAAGATACTACCCAGAGTAAACCAGTCTCTTCACCATTTCCCACTAAACCATTGGAGGGCCAAGCGGAAGGTGACAGTGGTGAATGCAAAGGTGGAGATGAAGAAGAGAATGATGAGCCGCCCAAAGTAGTAGTTACCGAAGTAAAAGAAGATGCTTTTTACTCCAAAAAGTGTAAACTGTTTTACAAGAAAGACAATGAGTTTAAAGAGAAAGGCATAGGTACTCTGCATTTAAAACCTACAGCAAATCAGAAGACACAGCTTTTGGTGCGGGCAGACACCAATTTAGGCAACATATTGCTGAATGTTCTGATTCCACCCAATATGCCATGTACGCGAACAGGGAAGAATAACGTTCTTATCATCTGTGTTCCAAATCCACCAATTGACGAGAAGAATGCCACCATGCCAGTCACCATGTTGATTCGGGTAAAAACCAGCGAGGATGCAGACGAGTTGCACAAAATTTTACTGGAGAAAAAGGATGCCTGA